A region of the Desulfomicrobium macestii genome:
TGGTGGCCAAGGTCGAGCGCAAGAACGCCGTGGACAAGCTCGACTCCATCCTGGAAGTGGCCGACGCCATCATGGTCGCGCGCGGCGACCTGGGCCTCGAATGCAGCCCGGCCGAGCTGCCCATCATCCAGAAAAAGATCCTGCGCTCCTGCCGGCATGCCCAGAAGCCGGCCATCGTCGCGACCCAGATGCTCTTGTCCATGGTCAAGAATCCCATCCCCACGCGCGCTGAATCGACGGACGTCTCCAACGCCATGATCGACGGCGCGGACTGCGTCATGCTCTCCGAAGAGACGGCCATCGGCAGCTATCCCGTCGATGCCGTGCGCTTCATCAACGAGATCGCGCAGTATTCCGAGCCATATTACCTGGAGCGCCTGGGCGGCCCCTACATGCCCAAGGCCGAAAAGAATCCGCCCAAGTTCCTGGCCTACTCCGCCTGCCTCATGGCCGACAACGCCGACAGCGTGGCCCTGGTCTGCCATTCGACCACGGGCGCCACGGCCCGGTACATCAGCTCCCGCCGTCCGGCGCAACCCATCTACGCCATGACCACGGACGCGCGCATCATGCGCTGGATGAACTTCTTCTGGGCCATCACCCCGGTGGAAAGCCCGCTCGAGCCCCGCAGTCACCAGAAGAGAGCGGAAAAGTTCGTGCAGGAGTACGCGGGTTTCAGGCCCGGCGAGAACGTGATCATCGCCAGCGGCCAGGCCACCCCGGGCATGGGTACGGTCATGACCAACGAGATCAAGGTGTATTATAAGTAGCTTGGAGCAGTTAGAGAGCGCTCCGCCATCAAACGACCATGTTTTTGACGTAAACTTGTCTGCGAGGTATGCCGCATGACCGCGTGACGGTCGTGCGGCATATTTTTTTTTGCATCGCTTGGTTTTGAAAAAGGAGGCTTCTGTGAGAATCGCGATCTGCAGCTATAGCCAGGGTGTTGGCAATGGCATAGCCAGGATGGATGAGTATCTTTTGCAATATTTAGACAGAGGCACTTTTTCTGTTTTGTACGTCTTTATCGATACCAAGAAGGATGGTTTGTTCGAAAGAGTCTCCCCAGGGAGAATACATCTTTCCCTTGATATCGCGCTGGAAAATC
Encoded here:
- the pyk gene encoding pyruvate kinase, which gives rise to MRTKIVATLGPASMDQNVMKEMVLLGVRVFRLNFSHADAEYFGPVIQKIRQVEKETGIPLTVMGDLCGPKIRIGEVKGSPLQIRKGAYVCLGGPSMAATTESDIFISLDVPELLEGLEADMPVSLSDGMLQFKVVKVIERDRLVLMEALNGGILTSNKGIAFPGKTLKVAAMTDKDRRDLHQGLDIGIDAVALSFVQSKEDIEDIKAEIARHGTWIPVVAKVERKNAVDKLDSILEVADAIMVARGDLGLECSPAELPIIQKKILRSCRHAQKPAIVATQMLLSMVKNPIPTRAESTDVSNAMIDGADCVMLSEETAIGSYPVDAVRFINEIAQYSEPYYLERLGGPYMPKAEKNPPKFLAYSACLMADNADSVALVCHSTTGATARYISSRRPAQPIYAMTTDARIMRWMNFFWAITPVESPLEPRSHQKRAEKFVQEYAGFRPGENVIIASGQATPGMGTVMTNEIKVYYK